In Desulfosalsimonas propionicica, the following are encoded in one genomic region:
- a CDS encoding phosphatidylserine decarboxylase family protein has protein sequence MGGFRWADPQSRSAFAIAAPGYPLIFAAGFATLIFALLEIAGLALAGLAVTFFFCWFFRDPDRATPEAENAVISAADGKVVCVRPLESNPFGTGRCLNIGVFMNVFNVHVNRIPLDGTVAAIRYAPGRFYPADKDRAWRLNEHNAVIVRTKTGHEIAVVQVAGLVARRIICTVAQNQNMTAGQRFGMICFGSRVDLYLPENTEPAVRVGDKVKAGQSIMGYMQ, from the coding sequence ATGGGGGGTTTTCGATGGGCCGACCCGCAGAGCCGGTCGGCCTTTGCTATTGCCGCACCCGGCTACCCGCTGATTTTTGCGGCCGGTTTTGCCACGCTGATTTTCGCGCTTCTGGAAATTGCAGGACTGGCCCTGGCGGGCCTTGCTGTGACGTTTTTTTTCTGCTGGTTTTTTCGGGACCCGGATCGGGCCACCCCTGAGGCGGAAAATGCGGTGATATCCGCGGCTGACGGAAAAGTGGTGTGCGTGCGCCCCCTTGAATCCAATCCCTTTGGCACGGGCCGTTGCTTGAACATCGGGGTTTTCATGAACGTATTCAACGTGCACGTCAACAGGATTCCGCTTGACGGCACGGTGGCGGCCATCCGTTATGCGCCCGGGCGGTTTTACCCGGCTGACAAGGACCGGGCCTGGCGGCTAAACGAGCACAACGCCGTGATTGTGCGCACGAAAACCGGACATGAAATCGCAGTGGTTCAGGTCGCCGGCCTGGTGGCGCGCAGAATTATCTGCACTGTGGCGCAAAATCAGAATATGACCGCAGGTCAGCGTTTCGGCATGATCTGCTTTGGCTCCCGGGTGGATCTGTATCTGCCGGAAAATACTGAACCGGCGGTCCGCGTGGGCGACAAGGTCAAGGCGGGCCAGTCCATCATGGGATATATGCAATAA
- a CDS encoding 3-isopropylmalate dehydrogenase, with protein sequence MGKSYNIAVIPGDGTGPEVVDEGLKVLERAAQKHGFSFQFKHYPLGGEHYMKTGEILPENVIDELRTRDGIFLGAIGHPDVKPGVLEKGLLLQLRFELDQYINLRPVKLYEGVSTPLKDKGPADIDFVVIRENSEGLYAGAGGILKRGTPDEVAVQESINTRKGVERCIRFAFEYCRKRNQKKKVTLCGKTNVLTYAFDLWERAFYEVAKEYPDIETDYAHVDATCMWMVKNPEWFDVIVTDNMFGDIITDLGAMIQGGMGIAAGGNLNPEGVSMFEPIGGSAPRYAGKQIINPLAAISSAQLLLEALGEEKAAADVEEAVKKVLKDDLKDVAAGKMGYTTAEVGSLVADYIKTG encoded by the coding sequence ATGGGAAAATCCTATAACATCGCCGTGATACCCGGCGACGGAACCGGACCGGAAGTGGTGGACGAAGGACTGAAAGTGCTTGAGCGGGCGGCACAGAAACACGGATTTTCGTTTCAATTCAAACATTATCCCCTGGGCGGGGAGCATTATATGAAAACCGGCGAAATCCTGCCGGAAAATGTCATTGACGAACTTCGTACCCGGGACGGCATTTTTTTGGGCGCCATCGGCCATCCGGATGTCAAACCCGGGGTCCTGGAAAAAGGCCTGCTGCTGCAGCTTCGCTTTGAACTTGACCAGTACATCAATCTTCGGCCGGTAAAGCTCTATGAAGGGGTGAGCACACCGTTGAAGGACAAAGGCCCTGCGGATATTGATTTCGTGGTCATCCGGGAAAACAGCGAGGGCTTGTATGCCGGCGCCGGGGGGATTTTGAAGCGGGGCACCCCGGACGAGGTGGCGGTTCAGGAATCGATTAACACGCGCAAAGGCGTTGAGCGCTGCATCCGCTTTGCCTTTGAATACTGCCGGAAGCGCAATCAAAAGAAAAAAGTCACCCTGTGCGGTAAAACCAACGTGCTCACCTATGCATTTGATCTGTGGGAGCGCGCTTTTTACGAAGTGGCCAAAGAATACCCGGATATTGAAACCGATTACGCCCACGTGGATGCCACGTGCATGTGGATGGTCAAAAATCCCGAATGGTTTGATGTTATTGTCACAGACAACATGTTCGGCGACATCATCACCGACCTTGGCGCCATGATTCAGGGGGGCATGGGCATTGCCGCAGGCGGCAATCTCAATCCCGAAGGCGTTTCCATGTTTGAGCCCATTGGCGGGTCCGCGCCCAGGTACGCCGGCAAGCAGATTATCAACCCGCTGGCAGCCATCAGTTCGGCCCAGCTGCTGCTCGAAGCCCTGGGAGAGGAAAAAGCGGCAGCAGATGTGGAAGAAGCCGTGAAAAAAGTGCTCAAAGACGATCTCAAGGATGTGGCTGCCGGGAAAATGGGTTACACCACCGCAGAGGTGGGCAGCCTGGTGGCCGATTATATTAAAACCGGATAA
- the greA gene encoding transcription elongation factor GreA, producing the protein MRQVPITRQGFESLKKELHQLRKVERPGNIRAIEEARAHGDLSENAEFSAAKERQSFLDARINELEYKLANAEVIDPDTLPKDKAVFGCTVVLENIDTGDEVSYQLVGPEESNIKEGRISVESPLGKAIIGRKLGDELVIDAPGGRRNYELVDIV; encoded by the coding sequence GTGAGACAGGTACCGATCACCAGACAAGGGTTTGAATCCTTAAAAAAAGAGCTTCACCAGCTTCGCAAAGTTGAACGGCCCGGCAACATCCGCGCAATCGAGGAGGCCCGGGCCCACGGGGATTTATCGGAGAATGCCGAGTTTTCCGCGGCAAAGGAGCGCCAGAGTTTTCTCGACGCCCGGATCAACGAGCTGGAATACAAGCTGGCCAATGCCGAGGTGATCGATCCCGACACCCTGCCAAAGGACAAGGCCGTGTTTGGCTGCACGGTTGTGCTGGAAAACATTGATACCGGCGACGAGGTCAGCTACCAGCTGGTGGGTCCGGAGGAATCCAATATCAAGGAGGGGCGCATCTCGGTTGAATCCCCTCTGGGAAAAGCCATTATCGGCAGAAAGCTCGGAGACGAACTTGTCATTGATGCTCCGGGCGGACGCAGAAACTACGAACTTGTGGATATTGTTTAA
- the rpoZ gene encoding DNA-directed RNA polymerase subunit omega → MARVTVEDCLKRIPNRFLLVHTAAKRVRQLREGTDRLIKAPSNGDIVAALREIAAGKVFVTEHAEETFIPDDVEVNAGAGTEPENPAPSGPEEAPETGSETD, encoded by the coding sequence ATGGCAAGGGTCACTGTGGAAGATTGTCTGAAGCGCATCCCGAACCGCTTTCTGCTGGTGCACACGGCAGCAAAGCGCGTCCGGCAGCTTCGGGAAGGCACCGATCGTCTGATCAAGGCGCCGAGCAACGGAGATATCGTGGCGGCCCTGCGGGAAATCGCGGCCGGAAAAGTATTTGTTACCGAACATGCCGAAGAAACCTTTATCCCGGATGACGTGGAAGTCAACGCGGGTGCCGGCACTGAACCTGAAAATCCGGCGCCATCCGGCCCGGAAGAGGCCCCGGAGACGGGTTCTGAAACCGACTGA
- a CDS encoding tRNA lysidine(34) synthetase encodes MSDYSYKAVNRDMGRVIHDYDLISAGDRILVGVSGGKDSLSLLWMFAERLRRIPIDYQLVPLYVDPGFDGGFASDLEQWCRRQLDLELLVEYTDHGIVAHSDENLENPCFLCARRRRQRIFEKAEETGCSKIALGHHKDDILETFFINMCYTGVMSTMRPAQQMFEGKFTIIRPLAYVDEDRLRRFAAAMDFPEFVNPCPSGDRSKRREIKEIVASLTRGKKKIKNNMFRSLGHINMDYMLKPAGRLR; translated from the coding sequence ATGTCGGATTATTCCTACAAAGCCGTCAACAGGGACATGGGTCGGGTGATTCACGACTATGATTTGATCTCTGCCGGAGATCGTATCCTGGTGGGTGTATCGGGCGGCAAGGACAGCCTGAGCCTGCTGTGGATGTTTGCAGAGCGGCTGCGTCGCATTCCCATTGATTACCAGTTGGTGCCCCTGTATGTGGATCCCGGCTTTGACGGCGGTTTTGCTTCAGACCTGGAGCAGTGGTGCCGCAGGCAGCTTGACCTGGAGCTGCTGGTGGAATACACGGATCACGGGATTGTGGCCCACAGCGATGAAAATCTGGAAAACCCGTGTTTTTTGTGCGCCCGCAGGCGGCGGCAGCGGATTTTTGAAAAGGCCGAGGAAACCGGGTGCAGCAAAATTGCCCTGGGGCATCACAAGGACGATATCCTGGAGACATTTTTTATTAACATGTGTTATACAGGGGTCATGAGCACCATGCGGCCGGCCCAGCAGATGTTTGAGGGCAAATTCACCATCATCCGCCCCCTGGCTTACGTGGATGAAGACCGGCTTCGGCGGTTTGCGGCAGCCATGGATTTTCCGGAGTTTGTCAATCCGTGTCCGTCAGGGGATCGTTCGAAACGACGGGAAATCAAGGAGATCGTGGCTAGTCTGACCCGCGGCAAAAAAAAGATCAAAAACAACATGTTCAGATCTTTGGGGCACATCAACATGGATTATATGCTCAAACCGGCAGGCCGGCTTCGCTGA
- the folE2 gene encoding GTP cyclohydrolase FolE2, with protein MKDVQNERDYRNIAINKVGIKGLRYPVTVLDRNNGHQHTVASINMYVDLPHECKGTHMSRFVELLHLFRPKLSLKTFSDILNQMKAHLNAESAHIEVTFPFFIEKQAPVTASPGLMDYTCRFIGSVNSKSSVDLVSEVVVPISSVCPCSKEISDYGAHNQRGKVYLSTRFKKFIWIEDMVALVERTASCDVYSVLKRSDEKYVTEKGFSNPKFVEDIVRDIALELKADKNITWFAVGVENYESIHNHNAYACITSGQEPSLL; from the coding sequence ATGAAGGACGTTCAGAACGAGCGCGACTACCGCAACATTGCCATCAACAAGGTCGGCATCAAGGGCCTGCGTTATCCCGTGACCGTGCTGGACCGAAACAACGGCCATCAGCACACCGTTGCGTCCATCAATATGTACGTGGATCTGCCCCACGAATGCAAGGGCACGCACATGAGCCGGTTTGTGGAACTGCTTCATCTGTTCCGGCCCAAGCTTTCCTTAAAAACTTTCTCGGATATCCTCAACCAGATGAAGGCCCATCTCAACGCGGAATCCGCCCACATCGAGGTCACTTTCCCGTTTTTCATTGAAAAGCAGGCCCCGGTCACTGCATCGCCCGGACTCATGGACTATACCTGCCGTTTTATTGGTTCGGTGAATTCCAAATCCAGCGTGGATTTGGTTTCAGAGGTCGTGGTCCCCATCTCCTCGGTCTGTCCTTGTTCCAAGGAAATCAGTGACTACGGCGCACACAACCAGCGGGGTAAGGTATATCTGAGCACCCGGTTTAAAAAATTCATCTGGATTGAGGACATGGTTGCGCTTGTGGAGCGCACCGCCTCCTGTGACGTGTATTCGGTGCTCAAACGCTCGGATGAAAAATATGTCACTGAAAAAGGCTTTTCCAACCCCAAGTTTGTGGAAGACATTGTCCGCGACATTGCCCTGGAGTTAAAGGCGGACAAAAACATTACCTGGTTTGCCGTGGGGGTGGAGAACTACGAGTCCATTCACAACCACAACGCCTATGCCTGCATTACAAGCGGCCAGGAACCTTCCCTTCTCTAG
- a CDS encoding D-alanyl-D-alanine carboxypeptidase/D-alanyl-D-alanine-endopeptidase, whose protein sequence is MSLRSWICWILVLLLPAAAAAGTWQDVDQMIGPNDSAAVFAPDFRVLYAKNADRMQIPASTLKVLTALCAMKRLGPDFRFKTRFYLNDKNDLIIKGFGDPLLISEQVAEIAKILTDRIARVRHLILDDTWADAGIGIPGAKKRSLQPYDAPAGALCVNFNTVAAERRNNTWVSAEPQTPLLPLAKKRLSQIQPKSGRILLSSANQDNLIYAGQLFAHFLAKNGLGPTGKIRMEEAVPDCHRLIYQHRSPFSLTEVISRIMTYSNNFMTNQLVLALGADASGPPATLEKGVAVMNHYAENQLGISPEIVEGSGLSRKNRISAHMFGPVLHGFAPYYDLLTEKHGIFYKTGTLTGIQTRVGFVSHQGQLYGFAVLINTPGKAADPVTKAIAAKIRKKK, encoded by the coding sequence ATGTCTTTGAGGTCATGGATCTGCTGGATCCTGGTTTTGCTGCTGCCCGCAGCAGCCGCGGCCGGGACCTGGCAGGACGTGGATCAGATGATCGGCCCGAATGATTCAGCGGCTGTATTCGCCCCGGACTTCCGGGTCCTGTATGCCAAAAATGCCGACCGGATGCAAATCCCGGCATCCACGCTCAAGGTGCTCACCGCCCTGTGCGCCATGAAACGCCTTGGCCCTGATTTTCGATTTAAAACGCGATTTTATCTCAATGACAAAAACGACCTGATCATCAAAGGATTTGGCGATCCTTTGCTGATCAGCGAACAGGTGGCAGAAATCGCCAAAATTCTGACCGACCGGATTGCGCGGGTGCGGCATCTGATTCTGGATGACACGTGGGCGGATGCCGGCATTGGAATTCCGGGCGCAAAAAAACGCTCTCTGCAGCCTTATGACGCGCCTGCAGGGGCATTGTGTGTGAACTTCAACACAGTGGCCGCAGAACGACGAAACAACACCTGGGTCAGCGCAGAACCCCAGACCCCGCTTCTGCCCCTTGCCAAAAAGCGGCTGAGCCAAATCCAGCCCAAATCCGGCCGAATTCTTTTGTCTTCGGCCAACCAGGACAACCTCATCTACGCCGGTCAGTTGTTTGCCCATTTTCTTGCCAAAAACGGCCTTGGGCCGACCGGGAAAATCCGCATGGAAGAGGCGGTGCCGGACTGTCACCGGCTTATATACCAACACAGGTCGCCTTTTTCCCTCACCGAAGTCATCTCCCGAATCATGACCTATTCCAACAATTTTATGACCAACCAGTTGGTGCTGGCCCTGGGCGCAGATGCTTCAGGCCCGCCGGCCACGCTGGAAAAGGGTGTGGCCGTGATGAATCATTATGCCGAAAATCAGCTCGGCATCTCCCCGGAAATTGTTGAAGGCTCCGGCCTTTCCCGGAAAAACCGCATAAGTGCGCACATGTTCGGCCCGGTGCTGCACGGATTTGCCCCCTATTATGACCTGCTCACGGAAAAACACGGCATTTTTTATAAAACCGGAACATTAACCGGTATTCAGACCCGGGTCGGCTTTGTTTCCCACCAAGGGCAGTTATACGGCTTTGCCGTGCTGATCAATACGCCGGGCAAGGCCGCAGACCCTGTAACAAAAGCCATCGCCGCCAAGATCCGCAAAAAGAAATAA
- the dtd gene encoding D-aminoacyl-tRNA deacylase: MIAVLQRVKHAYVSVDGTQISAIDAGLLVLLGVAATDEPKDIAYVADKVVNLRIFADEQGKMNKSLSDTGGQMLVVSQFTLLADCRKGRRPSFVHAADPHKAESFYLEFVHHVRQKGIDVQTGQFQAMMDVSLVNDGPVTLTVESKTGS, from the coding sequence ATGATTGCAGTACTTCAGCGGGTAAAACACGCATACGTCTCTGTCGACGGCACACAGATCAGCGCCATTGACGCGGGTCTGCTGGTGCTGCTGGGCGTGGCCGCCACTGATGAGCCCAAAGACATTGCCTATGTGGCCGACAAGGTCGTCAACCTGCGCATATTTGCAGACGAACAGGGCAAAATGAACAAATCCCTTTCAGACACAGGCGGTCAGATGCTGGTGGTCTCCCAGTTCACTTTGCTTGCCGACTGCCGCAAAGGGCGCAGGCCCTCGTTTGTCCATGCCGCAGATCCGCACAAGGCCGAATCCTTTTACCTGGAGTTTGTCCATCATGTGCGCCAAAAAGGCATTGACGTGCAGACCGGACAATTTCAGGCCATGATGGATGTCAGCCTGGTCAATGACGGCCCGGTAACCCTGACGGTGGAAAGCAAAACCGGATCATGA
- the ileS gene encoding isoleucine--tRNA ligase, whose protein sequence is MDYKKTLNLPKTGFPMKANLANREPEQLKKWEALNLYDMIRKDSATRRPFILHDGPPYANGNIHIGTALNKILKDIVVRSMQMTGYNAEYVPGWDCHGLPIEHNVDKALGPKKKNMSAVEIRQECRNYAEKYIDIQRNEFKRLGVMGQWDDPYLTMSYAYEAEIARQCGEFALQGSLFRSKKPIYWCSSCKTALAEAEIEYANEASPSIYVRFPLADDPAQVDPALAGKDVSLVIWTTTPWTLPANLAVALHPDFAYCAVETPDNGVLILARDLLETCMPIFGITDYQTIAKINPADLEKRKCRHPFLDQTSLIVLAGHVTLEAGTGCVHTAPGHGREDYEVGLSYGLDAYSPVDDSGRITEEIPEFSGQFVFEADSGIIERLRADGMLLARQNMTHSYPHCWRCKKPVIFRATPQWFISMDRTGLRQKALEAIDTVKWIPAWGRERIYSMIANRPDWCVSRQRSWGVPIAVFYCVQCGELMIRREVVDRVYAAFLENGADIWFQKDADYFLPQNTSCEKCGHTAFDKETNILDVWFDSGVSHAAVLDARDNLTWPADLYLEGSDQHRGWFHSSLLTAVGLKDKAPYRSVLTHGFVVDGEGRKMSKSVGNVIAPKKVIDKYGAEILRLWVAASDYKDDIRISDNILKQLSDAYRRIRNTCRFMLGNLYDFDPEKDRVGYGQMPDMDRYMLHRLQNLVGKCTAAYERYDYHVVYHSLYNYCTIDLSSVYLDILKDRLYTSPDQSRARRSAQTVMFHTLSALVRIMAPVLPFTAEEIWSYAPDWHGKQSSVHLAVFPEIRPDFTDADLAARWEKLLDIRGEATRVMEAARAKKIIGHSLDAHLTIAAASTLYELLASYKQDLRGFFIVSAVDLVSLEEADVDFEQTAMERIKIRVQPSDAEKCQRCWVHDPSVGHDEDQPGICRRCAASLAQSAAQETS, encoded by the coding sequence ATGGATTATAAAAAAACACTGAACCTGCCCAAGACCGGTTTTCCCATGAAGGCCAACCTGGCCAACCGGGAACCGGAACAGCTCAAAAAATGGGAAGCGTTAAACCTCTATGACATGATCCGCAAGGATTCGGCTACACGCAGGCCTTTTATTCTCCACGACGGGCCTCCTTATGCCAACGGCAATATTCATATCGGTACGGCCTTAAATAAGATCTTAAAAGACATTGTTGTGCGCTCCATGCAGATGACCGGCTACAACGCCGAATACGTGCCCGGCTGGGACTGCCATGGCCTGCCCATTGAGCACAACGTGGACAAGGCCCTTGGACCCAAGAAAAAAAACATGTCTGCCGTGGAAATCCGGCAGGAATGCCGCAATTATGCAGAAAAATACATTGATATTCAACGAAACGAATTCAAACGCCTGGGCGTGATGGGACAGTGGGATGACCCGTATCTGACGATGAGCTATGCCTATGAAGCCGAGATCGCCCGCCAGTGCGGGGAATTTGCCCTCCAGGGCAGCCTGTTTCGCTCCAAAAAGCCCATTTACTGGTGCTCGTCATGTAAAACCGCCCTGGCTGAAGCCGAGATTGAGTATGCCAACGAGGCCTCGCCGTCCATCTATGTCCGGTTTCCCTTAGCAGATGATCCCGCACAGGTTGACCCGGCCCTGGCTGGAAAAGACGTCTCCCTGGTGATCTGGACCACCACGCCCTGGACCCTGCCGGCCAATCTGGCCGTGGCCCTGCACCCGGATTTTGCCTATTGTGCGGTGGAAACGCCCGATAACGGGGTTCTGATCCTGGCCCGGGACCTGTTGGAGACCTGCATGCCGATCTTTGGGATCACCGATTATCAGACCATAGCAAAGATCAATCCAGCGGACCTGGAAAAGCGCAAATGCCGGCACCCGTTTCTGGACCAAACCTCGCTGATCGTTTTGGCCGGCCATGTGACCCTGGAAGCCGGCACCGGGTGCGTACACACGGCCCCGGGCCACGGCCGGGAGGACTACGAGGTGGGGCTTTCCTACGGCCTGGATGCCTATTCCCCGGTGGATGACAGCGGCCGGATCACCGAAGAGATTCCGGAGTTTTCCGGTCAGTTCGTGTTTGAGGCCGATTCCGGTATCATTGAACGGCTCCGGGCCGATGGCATGCTTTTGGCCCGGCAAAACATGACCCACTCCTATCCCCACTGCTGGCGGTGTAAAAAACCCGTGATCTTCCGGGCCACGCCCCAGTGGTTTATTTCCATGGACCGCACCGGTCTGCGGCAAAAAGCCCTGGAAGCCATTGACACGGTGAAATGGATTCCGGCCTGGGGCAGGGAGCGGATTTATTCCATGATCGCCAACCGGCCGGATTGGTGCGTGTCCCGCCAGCGTTCCTGGGGGGTGCCCATTGCCGTGTTTTACTGCGTCCAATGCGGCGAACTCATGATCAGGCGGGAGGTGGTGGACCGGGTGTATGCGGCATTTCTGGAAAACGGGGCAGATATCTGGTTTCAAAAGGATGCCGATTATTTTCTGCCGCAAAACACGTCTTGTGAAAAATGCGGGCACACAGCATTTGACAAGGAAACCAATATCTTAGATGTGTGGTTTGACTCCGGGGTCAGCCATGCTGCGGTCCTGGATGCCAGAGACAATCTGACCTGGCCCGCCGATCTTTACCTGGAGGGCTCAGACCAGCACCGGGGATGGTTTCACAGTTCTCTTCTCACCGCAGTGGGGTTAAAGGACAAAGCCCCCTACCGCTCGGTTCTCACCCATGGGTTTGTGGTCGACGGTGAGGGCAGAAAGATGTCAAAGTCTGTTGGCAACGTGATTGCCCCCAAAAAGGTGATTGACAAATATGGGGCGGAAATCCTGCGGCTATGGGTGGCGGCCTCGGATTACAAGGACGACATCCGGATATCCGACAATATTTTAAAGCAGCTAAGTGACGCCTACCGCCGGATCCGCAACACCTGCCGGTTCATGCTGGGCAACCTCTATGATTTTGATCCGGAAAAAGACCGGGTCGGCTACGGGCAGATGCCGGACATGGACCGCTACATGCTCCACCGCCTGCAAAACCTGGTGGGCAAATGCACGGCAGCCTATGAAAGATATGATTATCACGTGGTCTATCACTCCCTGTACAATTACTGCACCATTGATCTGTCCTCGGTGTATCTCGATATTTTAAAAGATCGTCTTTACACGTCCCCGGACCAATCCCGGGCCCGGCGATCGGCACAGACGGTGATGTTTCACACACTTTCGGCCCTTGTGCGGATCATGGCGCCGGTGCTGCCCTTTACAGCAGAGGAGATCTGGTCATATGCCCCGGACTGGCACGGCAAGCAGTCCAGTGTGCACCTGGCCGTGTTTCCGGAAATCCGCCCGGATTTCACGGACGCGGATCTGGCGGCCCGGTGGGAGAAACTGCTGGATATCCGCGGGGAGGCCACCCGGGTCATGGAGGCGGCCAGGGCGAAAAAAATCATCGGCCATTCACTGGATGCGCATCTAACCATTGCCGCGGCCTCAACCCTTTATGAACTGCTGGCATCCTACAAACAGGATCTGCGCGGCTTCTTTATTGTCTCTGCAGTGGATCTTGTTTCCCTGGAAGAGGCGGATGTCGATTTTGAGCAAACCGCCATGGAGCGCATCAAGATCCGGGTTCAGCCCTCTGATGCTGAAAAATGCCAGCGCTGCTGGGTCCATGACCCGAGCGTGGGCCATGATGAAGATCAGCCTGGCATCTGCCGCAGATGCGCTGCGTCCCTGGCCCAATCCGCTGCACAGGAGACATCTTGA
- the lspA gene encoding signal peptidase II, giving the protein MSFGSKRHGLFAALTAFVIAADQASKFAVVSLVPLYERIAVVPGFFNIVHYRNPGGAFGLFSDNAGLWMAGIFILVTLAALGLILYLYVQTPPEQPVLAAGLSLVLAGAAGNLIDRLRYGQVIDFLDVYFRTWHWPAFNVADSAITVGMIIFAWHVFFKKTF; this is encoded by the coding sequence TTGAGTTTTGGATCAAAAAGGCACGGGCTGTTTGCTGCGTTGACCGCTTTTGTGATTGCAGCCGACCAGGCATCCAAATTCGCCGTTGTCAGCCTGGTGCCCTTATACGAACGTATTGCAGTGGTGCCCGGATTTTTCAACATTGTTCATTACCGCAACCCCGGAGGTGCGTTCGGGCTGTTTTCAGACAATGCCGGGCTGTGGATGGCAGGGATTTTTATCCTGGTCACCCTGGCCGCCCTCGGCCTCATCCTTTATCTCTATGTTCAAACCCCGCCGGAGCAGCCGGTGCTGGCAGCCGGCCTGAGCCTTGTGCTGGCCGGGGCTGCAGGCAATCTCATTGACAGGCTCAGATACGGCCAGGTCATTGACTTTCTCGATGTTTATTTCCGGACCTGGCACTGGCCGGCCTTTAATGTGGCAGACAGCGCCATAACCGTCGGGATGATCATTTTTGCCTGGCATGTGTTTTTTAAAAAAACATTCTAA
- the lgt gene encoding prolipoprotein diacylglyceryl transferase, with protein sequence MFPVLFEIGPVTVYTYGFFVAAGALAAIVFARAQARRWGIDPDRITDLCFFLVIAAIVGSRLFYVAINGDYFIANPLEVFKIWSGGLVFYGGFVAALMTAVIFIRAHGLPFWLTADIAAMAVPLGHAFGRLGCFFAGCCHGSQCDLPWAVTFHDAHSLAPLNTPIHPTQLYSVAANLAIFGLLLLLRSKRRFEGQLFLYYVLFYGIIRSFIEIFRGDDRGAFLAGVLSVSQVMGLSAAAAALVLMIWMLQKQGK encoded by the coding sequence ATGTTTCCGGTATTGTTTGAAATCGGGCCTGTGACCGTTTACACCTACGGTTTTTTCGTTGCCGCAGGTGCACTGGCCGCAATCGTGTTTGCCCGGGCCCAGGCCCGGCGCTGGGGTATTGATCCGGACCGGATCACGGATCTGTGCTTTTTTTTGGTCATTGCCGCAATTGTGGGCTCCAGGCTTTTTTACGTGGCCATCAACGGGGATTATTTTATTGCCAATCCCCTGGAAGTGTTTAAGATCTGGAGCGGCGGACTGGTGTTTTACGGCGGGTTTGTCGCGGCCTTGATGACCGCCGTGATTTTTATCCGCGCCCACGGCCTGCCGTTTTGGCTGACCGCAGATATAGCGGCCATGGCCGTGCCCCTGGGCCATGCCTTTGGCCGACTGGGCTGCTTTTTTGCCGGATGCTGCCACGGCAGCCAATGTGATTTGCCCTGGGCGGTGACATTTCACGATGCGCACTCCCTGGCGCCCTTAAACACACCAATACATCCAACCCAGTTGTATTCGGTCGCGGCCAATCTGGCCATATTCGGCCTGTTGTTGCTGCTTCGCTCCAAAAGGCGTTTTGAAGGCCAGTTGTTTTTGTACTATGTTCTGTTCTACGGCATTATCCGATCATTTATCGAAATTTTCCGGGGCGATGACCGGGGTGCGTTTCTGGCCGGCGTGCTTTCGGTGTCCCAGGTGATGGGATTATCTGCTGCGGCCGCAGCGCTTGTTTTGATGATCTGGATGCTGCAAAAACAAGGGAAATAA